Genomic window (Leptospira kirschneri serovar Cynopteri str. 3522 CT):
GGTTCTTTTGATTTCTATCTTTTTTTTCTTCAACGAGGTCGAAGCGCAAGAGCAAATTGTGGAAGTAAAAGCTTACACAAATTTAATAGAGGCTTCCAAAATTCTTCGGATGTTCGTATTCTGCATTTGAACGGTCAAGGATTTAAAAATCTTCCGAGACAAATCGGAAATCTACAAAATTTAACAGAGTTGAATTTAGGGAGCAATTCACTTACGACAGTTCCTAAAGAAATCGGAGAACTACGGAATTTAAAAGAGTTGGATTTGAGTTCCAATTCTCTTTCGGTCAAAGAGAAAAAGAGAATTCGAAAGTTACTTCCAAAATGTTCTATCATCTATTTCTGAATAACGACTTATTATACGAACTTTCAAAAACATTTGGAAATTACGAATTCGCCCTCGGGATGTTTACGTTAATGTAATAAACGATGATCTTTGAATGTTACAAGTTGCTGTTAAACGCGCTGTTTTTAATTCTGTTTCAAAAGTAGAATTCAAAAATGGATTTTTATCATCCTTTGAAGTATCAAAACCTGGATTCAACAAAAGCATTTTTTTATCTACAAACATGTCCGATTCATTATAGTTTTCTCGCCGAATCTTTCCTCTTTTCTCAACAGATTTCTCTTGCTTGCGAAGTCCTATTTAGAAATCTTGGAACGGAAAACTTGTTTTATCCTCTAAAGAGGAAGGGAATCCGGTTCAAATCCGGAGCTGAACCCGCAGCTGTAATCGTCGAACAAGATTTCGCAAAAAAAGCCACTGCGTAAAATGCGGGAAGGCAGCGAAATTGACGAAAGCCAGAAGACCTAACGAGTTAAAATACAAACTGATGGGACTTTCGGGAGTTAAGGTCGGGTTTGAAAAATAGGCCTACGTTTACTATATTCCCAATGGGGAATTACCGATTTTTCGATCCCTTACCCCAAATAAAAATGGGATCAAATCGATACATTCAAATTTTAAAATATTCTGTAATTCTATTTTTCCCCGTATTGGGTAAAACTTTAAACTCACAGGATCATACTTCAAACGTGGTTTCCTCTCCAAAGACGGAAACCGTTCAAGTGATTGGAAAGGTTTCAAATTCCGGTCCCCAAAATTTCCGTTCCAATCCGAGCGGGTTTCAGACTGCAATTCAATTGGACGAAACCTCTGCGCGTTATACGTCATTGCCGGAGGTATTGGAAAGAGAGGCCGGTCTTAGGGTCCGGTCTTTCGGCGGATTGGGATCCTATTCTACACTTTCTATTCGTGGTACAAATCCGAATCAGTCTAGAATCTATTTGGACGGGATTCCGCTGAACAATTCACAAGGAGGAGAAGTAAATCTCGCGGATCTTCCTTTTGATAGTTTAGAAAGTGTGGAAGTATATAGATCCGGAAACCCGATCGGTTTTTCGGGATCTGCGATCGGGGGTTCTGTCAATCTGGTAACCAAAAAGGATTCCCAAAAGCCAAAAACCAGAATCAATTTAGGGGGAGGATCATTTAACACTGGAAAGGCGAGTGTTTCTCATACTGGTAACTACAAAGGAATAGGAACCAGCTTTTTAGTGTTAGGTGAAAAGTCCGATCAGAATTTTTCCTATAAAAACGATCACGGAACAGTCGTTTTAAACACGTTAGACGATACTATTGATAGAAGAAAAAATGCGGCCTTTGAAAGAGCGGCTCTTTTTGGATCTCTAAAATACCAGATCGGAAAAACGGAACTGAAGTTCTTAAATGATTTCAACCATAGAATTCACGGACTTCCCGGGCCTGGATCCAATCAGACAGATAGGGTTCATCGAAAATACGACAGAAATACGAGTTCTTTTGCTACAGACACTAAAGGGCTGTTTGTAGATTCCTTTCGGTTGGAAACCAGAAGTTTTTATACGGCGGCTAAAGATGATCTTTACGATCCTCTTTCTGAATTTTCTAAAGGAACTCCGAATTCCAGAGCGGAAATCAGGCAAGCCGGTTTTCAAATTATACCTACCTTATACTTAACCGACTATCATCAGATCTTGAGGGGATTTATGTCTTTGGAAAAAGAATCCTTCGATCGGGAGAGGTTGACTTCTTCTAATGTAGTAGGAAGGGTGGAACCTAAAAAAGAAAGAACTTATTCCTCCTTTCGTCTGGAAGACGAAATCCGTTTTTGGAATTCGAAAATACTTTTGATACCTTCTGTGACTTGGGATCACTATAAGGATCGTTTTCCTTCCGAGGAACCCTGGTATCGAAGACAGGATCCGCTTGCGAGTGATCTAAAAAAAACTACATTCACAAATCCTAAATTAGGTTTTGTTTGGAAGGTATTCGAAAAAGAAAGTTGGGATGTTCAGTTTCAAGCAAACGCGTCCAGACAATATAGGATTCCTTCTTTTTTAGAAATGTTTGGGGAGCAAGGAAGTATCGTCGCAAATCCCAACTTAAAACCGGAACAAAGCGAAAACGGAGACGCAGGTTTTATATATAAAACGAATCATTCATTCTTAAAAACAAAAACGAGTGTTTCTTGTTTTAAAAAAGACATGAGGGATATGATCTTGTTTTTGCCAAATTCCCAGTTTACGCTCAGGCCGGAAAATGTAGATTCCGCTAAAATTAGAGGATTAGAATTTTCTCATAGAGGAGATTGGAAATACGGAATTAAATTTTTATTCAACTATACGTATCAAGAAGCTATCAATACTTCTTCTTCTCCGTATTTACATGGAAAAACACTTCCTTTGAGACCCAGACACGAATTTTCTAGCACGTTTTCCTGGAAAGGAAAGAAACTGGAAACCGGAATAGAATTATTGTATATCGGAGCCGTGTTCAGGGATAGGACCAACGAATATATCAATTATATTCCGGAAAGACAGATCTGGAATTATTTTTTCACTTGGGTACTTGACTCTGAATCGAAAGATTCTGATTTAAACGGAAATTCGAAAGAGATAACGAGAGAGGTTCTTTTAACCTTTGAAGTCAAAAATTTTACAGATAAAAGAATATCCGATCTGATTGGCTATCCTTTACCTGGAAGAAGCTGGTACACAACTTTGAGTATGAGATTTTAAGATGAGGACAAAATTTAAGGTTTTTATTTTATTCTTTTTTTTGAATGTATTTTGTAGAGACATTGAAAGGCCTTCTTTTTTAAGTCTGCTTCTGATTCAAAATTTACCTGGAAACATAGGAGTGGTTACCACGGATTTCGGAGGAGGAGGTCGGTTTAAAGTAATCAATCCAACTCTTTTTTACACTTATCCCGGATTGACTCCGATCCATTCGGATGCGGTCGCCCGATTTGGAAACGGAAAAGTATATGTATTAAATCGATTGAATCGGGATAGTATTCAGGTATTGGACCCGAATTATGGATTTATCACCACTTCGGAACTTTCGCTCGGTTCTAAAGTCAATCCTGTGGATATGGAATTTGCAAGTGCATCCAAAGCTTACGTGAGTCTTTATGGGGCCAATCAATTGATGATCGTAGATCCGACCTATATGACGATCACTGGTTTTATTGATTTAGGAAGTTATGCGGAATCTT
Coding sequences:
- a CDS encoding TonB-dependent receptor plug domain-containing protein; this translates as MGSNRYIQILKYSVILFFPVLGKTLNSQDHTSNVVSSPKTETVQVIGKVSNSGPQNFRSNPSGFQTAIQLDETSARYTSLPEVLEREAGLRVRSFGGLGSYSTLSIRGTNPNQSRIYLDGIPLNNSQGGEVNLADLPFDSLESVEVYRSGNPIGFSGSAIGGSVNLVTKKDSQKPKTRINLGGGSFNTGKASVSHTGNYKGIGTSFLVLGEKSDQNFSYKNDHGTVVLNTLDDTIDRRKNAAFERAALFGSLKYQIGKTELKFLNDFNHRIHGLPGPGSNQTDRVHRKYDRNTSSFATDTKGLFVDSFRLETRSFYTAAKDDLYDPLSEFSKGTPNSRAEIRQAGFQIIPTLYLTDYHQILRGFMSLEKESFDRERLTSSNVVGRVEPKKERTYSSFRLEDEIRFWNSKILLIPSVTWDHYKDRFPSEEPWYRRQDPLASDLKKTTFTNPKLGFVWKVFEKESWDVQFQANASRQYRIPSFLEMFGEQGSIVANPNLKPEQSENGDAGFIYKTNHSFLKTKTSVSCFKKDMRDMILFLPNSQFTLRPENVDSAKIRGLEFSHRGDWKYGIKFLFNYTYQEAINTSSSPYLHGKTLPLRPRHEFSSTFSWKGKKLETGIELLYIGAVFRDRTNEYINYIPERQIWNYFFTWVLDSESKDSDLNGNSKEITREVLLTFEVKNFTDKRISDLIGYPLPGRSWYTTLSMRF